A DNA window from Leptolyngbya sp. KIOST-1 contains the following coding sequences:
- a CDS encoding cupin domain-containing protein, translated as MARAVLATLLNPTYKTMSDTTIIKVTSEAAPTGDMGQKHLALSKNLAMRLWENEQPGEAKPETQRPYEAIGYVISGRAELHLEGQMVVLEPGNSWVVPEGASHTYKILEPFTAVEVTTPPAVVHGRARS; from the coding sequence ATGGCCCGCGCCGTCCTTGCAACGCTGCTCAACCCGACATACAAAACCATGAGCGATACCACCATTATCAAAGTCACCTCCGAAGCCGCTCCGACGGGAGATATGGGGCAAAAACACCTGGCCCTGAGCAAAAACCTGGCCATGCGGCTGTGGGAAAATGAGCAGCCCGGCGAGGCCAAACCCGAGACTCAGCGGCCCTATGAGGCGATCGGCTACGTGATTAGCGGGCGGGCGGAGCTGCACCTGGAAGGTCAGATGGTGGTGCTCGAACCCGGCAACTCCTGGGTGGTGCCCGAGGGCGCATCCCACACCTACAAAATTCTTGAGCCCTTCACCGCTGTTGAGGTCACTACCCCTCCGGCGGTGGTCCACGGGCGCGCTCGGTCGTGA
- a CDS encoding histidine triad nucleotide-binding protein yields the protein MSGDTIFGKIIRKEIPANIVYEDDLCLAFTDITPQAPTHILVIPKQPIPKLADATSEDKELLGHLLFTVKQIADQVGLTENGYRVVINTGDDGGQTVYHLHLHLLGGRSLGWPPG from the coding sequence ATGAGTGGCGACACCATCTTTGGCAAAATCATCCGCAAAGAGATTCCGGCCAATATTGTCTACGAGGATGACCTTTGCCTGGCCTTCACCGACATCACCCCCCAGGCCCCTACCCACATTCTGGTGATTCCCAAACAGCCAATACCCAAGCTGGCGGATGCGACTTCGGAAGATAAAGAACTGTTAGGCCATTTGTTATTTACCGTTAAGCAGATTGCCGATCAGGTGGGATTGACCGAGAACGGTTACCGAGTGGTGATCAACACTGGAGACGATGGTGGGCAAACCGTCTACCATTTACACCTGCATCTGCTGGGGGGCCGAAGCCTGGGCTGGCCTCCGGGCTAA
- a CDS encoding MFS transporter, whose protein sequence is MRFSKVSPIPRPVVGWLLYDIASSSYIFLIPSVAFAVYYRQVLCGGVAYCDAQWGLLTALALVVAGGLAPLVGAIADLGKVRHPLFVIATLGCCIASAALFWAQPGAVGWGGLAFVVAQVGYSLAMGLYDAYLPSLVPRQRLGQLSGLGWGLGYIGGLACFFIARPWLAGGLEADNLPIYRQTFLLVAVFYGIVALPALAWLPRQGGGHYGLSVSLVRRAYQQVFSTLGGWRDRPDIFQFLLGYYLISDGVFTVGSFTAIYLTTEFGLPMKTILQLTLLFNAIAIPATLTSGWLSRRWSALGLLKSALGIWIVTLLLLVFGTHPSIPLLAACGLGLVLGSTQSLCRGLFAELVPQEQAAELFGFNALVSKVSAMGGPLLFGLISATTGNQRLAMLSVMPFFLVGGWVLLRE, encoded by the coding sequence ATGCGCTTTTCTAAGGTTTCTCCGATTCCTAGGCCCGTTGTGGGCTGGTTGCTCTACGACATCGCCAGTTCGAGCTATATCTTTCTGATTCCCTCCGTGGCCTTTGCGGTTTACTACCGGCAGGTTCTCTGCGGTGGGGTGGCCTACTGCGATGCCCAATGGGGGCTGCTGACCGCCCTGGCCCTGGTGGTGGCGGGGGGGCTGGCCCCTCTAGTGGGGGCGATCGCCGATTTGGGCAAGGTGCGGCATCCCCTGTTTGTCATTGCCACCCTGGGCTGCTGCATCGCTTCGGCGGCGCTGTTTTGGGCTCAGCCGGGGGCTGTGGGGTGGGGCGGGCTGGCCTTTGTGGTGGCCCAGGTGGGCTACAGTCTGGCCATGGGCCTCTACGATGCCTACCTGCCCAGCCTGGTACCGCGTCAGCGGTTGGGGCAGTTGTCGGGGTTGGGCTGGGGGCTGGGCTACATCGGTGGGTTGGCCTGCTTTTTTATTGCCCGTCCCTGGCTGGCGGGGGGGCTGGAGGCCGACAACCTGCCCATCTATCGGCAGACTTTTTTGCTGGTGGCGGTGTTTTATGGGATTGTGGCCCTGCCGGCCCTGGCCTGGCTGCCCCGCCAGGGGGGCGGCCACTATGGTCTTTCGGTCAGCCTGGTGCGACGGGCCTACCAGCAGGTGTTTTCTACCCTGGGCGGATGGCGAGATCGGCCAGACATCTTTCAGTTTTTGCTGGGCTACTACCTGATCTCCGATGGGGTGTTCACGGTGGGTAGTTTCACCGCAATTTATCTCACCACAGAATTTGGCCTGCCGATGAAGACGATCTTGCAGTTGACCCTGCTGTTCAATGCGATCGCCATTCCGGCCACCCTCACCTCTGGCTGGCTGAGCCGTCGCTGGTCTGCCCTGGGGCTGCTCAAATCTGCGCTGGGCATCTGGATAGTTACCCTGTTACTCCTAGTGTTTGGCACCCATCCCTCCATCCCCCTGCTGGCAGCCTGTGGGTTGGGGCTGGTGCTAGGGTCTACCCAGTCCCTCTGCCGGGGCCTGTTTGCGGAACTGGTACCCCAGGAGCAGGCCGCCGAACTGTTTGGGTTCAATGCCCTGGTGAGCAAGGTGTCGGCCATGGGTGGCCCCCTGCTATTTGGTCTGATCAGCGCCACCACCGGCAATCAACGGCTGGCCATGCTATCGGTGATGCCGTTTTTCCTGGTGGGGGGCTGGGTATTGTTGCGGGAGTAG
- a CDS encoding response regulator, producing the protein MEAMLVRPEIGLYSRTKQVLYIDDDPAVAIVTQYSLELFAGWYAATTDARYALDVATSGPWDLILLETGRGDGAGQTLYQQLRADPRTRSIPIILLTSRLMPSDYQRYSQMAIAGVIPKPFNPVTLGTHIAALMDWSLPSPVQTLN; encoded by the coding sequence ATGGAAGCCATGTTAGTGCGCCCAGAGATTGGGCTATATTCCCGCACCAAGCAAGTTCTCTATATCGATGACGACCCGGCGGTGGCCATCGTTACCCAATACAGCCTGGAGCTGTTTGCCGGTTGGTACGCCGCCACAACGGATGCACGCTATGCCCTCGATGTGGCCACTTCTGGACCATGGGATCTGATTTTGCTGGAAACTGGCCGGGGGGATGGGGCCGGGCAAACTCTCTACCAGCAGCTCAGGGCCGACCCGCGCACCCGGTCCATCCCAATTATTTTGCTGACCTCGCGGCTCATGCCCAGCGACTACCAACGCTACAGCCAGATGGCGATCGCCGGAGTCATCCCCAAACCCTTTAACCCCGTCACCCTGGGGACGCACATCGCCGCCCTAATGGACTGGAGCCTGCCCTCCCCCGTCCAGACCCTAAACTAA
- a CDS encoding glycosyltransferase, whose amino-acid sequence MNSTLTPLASAAPRPLRVVVYTDSMGMGGAELSLGHLVAGASNQFAITVLGVSAAVVEAIAAQRPSAEKIVLPPAGLRSLAAHTATLHRLRPDIIHLNLCTPWAGAIGLTAALTVPGARVVRVDQLPLRTTDALALWRTRALSLRVDAHVAVGEASVRRMEDFYALGRHSVLSVPNGVPDIAFEPAHTPARKDHRLIVATAGRLDAVKAHDILLRAIALVDDAYLVIWGEGTERPALEQLVQDLGIGDRVSLPGWAGNPRAHLPNVDIFVLPSRSEGFPLAIAEAMLAARPVVATRVGSVAEAVRDGETGLLVEKDDVMGLVKALRRLQGDAALRDRLGQEGRAVAAAELTAQVMTQRYEHLWQTLVAQPRSPRLRVPRPRD is encoded by the coding sequence GTGAATTCAACCCTGACACCGTTAGCCAGTGCGGCTCCCAGGCCGCTGCGAGTTGTGGTCTACACCGATTCTATGGGCATGGGGGGGGCCGAGCTGAGCCTGGGTCATCTGGTGGCAGGAGCCTCCAACCAGTTCGCCATCACCGTGCTGGGGGTTTCAGCGGCGGTTGTCGAGGCGATCGCCGCCCAGCGCCCCAGCGCCGAAAAAATTGTTCTGCCCCCGGCTGGTCTCCGCTCCCTCGCCGCCCACACCGCCACGCTGCACCGCCTGCGGCCCGACATTATCCACCTCAACCTCTGTACCCCCTGGGCCGGGGCCATCGGCCTGACGGCAGCGCTGACCGTGCCGGGGGCGCGGGTGGTGCGGGTCGATCAGCTGCCGTTGCGAACCACCGATGCCCTGGCCTTGTGGCGAACGCGAGCCCTGTCGCTGCGGGTGGATGCCCACGTTGCCGTGGGCGAGGCATCGGTGCGGCGGATGGAGGATTTCTATGCCCTGGGTCGCCACTCGGTGCTGTCGGTGCCCAACGGGGTACCGGACATCGCCTTCGAGCCCGCCCACACCCCGGCCCGGAAGGATCACCGACTGATTGTGGCCACCGCAGGTCGCCTGGATGCGGTGAAGGCCCACGACATTCTGCTGCGGGCAATCGCCCTGGTCGACGACGCCTACCTGGTGATCTGGGGGGAGGGGACGGAGCGCCCCGCCCTGGAGCAGTTGGTACAGGATTTGGGCATCGGCGATCGCGTATCGCTGCCGGGGTGGGCGGGTAACCCCCGCGCCCACCTGCCCAATGTGGATATCTTTGTGCTGCCCTCGCGATCGGAGGGCTTTCCCCTGGCGATCGCCGAAGCCATGCTGGCGGCCCGTCCGGTGGTGGCAACCCGGGTGGGCAGCGTAGCCGAGGCGGTCAGGGATGGTGAAACCGGGCTGTTGGTCGAGAAAGACGATGTGATGGGTCTGGTCAAAGCCCTGCGCCGCCTGCAGGGGGATGCTGCCCTGCGCGATCGCCTGGGACAGGAGGGCCGAGCGGTGGCGGCGGCAGAGTTGACGGCCCAGGTGATGACCCAGCGCTACGAGCATCTCTGGCAAACACTGGTCGCACAGCCGCGATCGCCCCGCCTGCGCGTCCCCCGCCCCCGCGATTAA
- a CDS encoding endonuclease III domain-containing protein, with protein MVSQPSNLDLQHQAIAIHNRLCAEYGCPIPYFHNLDPLSELVSSLLSHRTKNHDSGRAFKQLVAQFPTWAAVRDAPTAAVEAAIAPCTWPEQKAPRIQQVLKLIGEATNGAWSLDFLQAMPVAEARAWLEALPGVGPKTSAAVLCFSQLRGRALPVDSHHHRVAQRLGLITKTLAVGPSHAVLEALLPEDWNAQQVYDHHEVMMLHGQRCCFYNNPACDRCVVLSLCPDGQARLAAP; from the coding sequence GTGGTAAGCCAACCGAGCAACCTAGATTTGCAGCATCAGGCGATCGCTATCCACAATCGCCTCTGTGCCGAGTATGGCTGCCCCATTCCCTACTTCCACAACCTTGATCCGCTGAGTGAGTTGGTGTCCTCGCTATTGTCCCACCGCACCAAAAACCACGACTCGGGCCGCGCCTTTAAACAGCTGGTGGCGCAGTTTCCCACCTGGGCAGCGGTGCGGGATGCACCCACGGCGGCGGTGGAGGCGGCGATCGCCCCCTGCACCTGGCCCGAGCAAAAAGCGCCCCGCATTCAGCAGGTCTTGAAGCTAATTGGCGAAGCCACCAACGGGGCGTGGTCGCTCGACTTTTTACAGGCGATGCCGGTAGCCGAGGCCCGCGCCTGGCTGGAGGCGCTGCCCGGCGTGGGGCCTAAAACCAGCGCGGCGGTGCTGTGCTTTAGTCAGCTGCGGGGGCGGGCGCTGCCGGTGGATAGCCACCACCACCGCGTCGCCCAGCGCCTGGGGCTGATTACCAAAACCCTGGCCGTCGGCCCGTCCCATGCGGTGCTCGAAGCGCTGCTGCCCGAGGATTGGAACGCCCAGCAGGTCTACGACCACCACGAGGTGATGATGCTCCACGGGCAGCGGTGCTGCTTCTACAACAATCCGGCCTGCGATCGCTGCGTGGTCTTGAGTTTGTGCCCCGACGGCCAGGCCCGCTTGGCAGCTCCCTGA
- the psbA gene encoding photosystem II q(b) protein, translating to MTTSLRARDNAGAWERFCQWVTSTENRLYVGWFGVLMIPTLLTATICFIIAFIAAPAVDIDGIREPVSGSLMYGNNIISGAVVPSSNAIGLHFYPIWEAASLDEWLYNGGPYQLIIFHFLIGIFAYMGRQWELSYRLGMRPWICVAYSAPLASATAVFLIYPLGQGSFSDGMPLGISGTFNFMIVFQAEHNILMHPFHMLGVAGVFGGSLFSAMHGSLVTSSLVRETTETESQNYGYKFGQEEETYNIVAAHGYFGRLIFQYASFNNSRSLHFFLGAWPVVGIWFTALGISTMAFNLNGFNFNQSILDSQGRVIGTWADVINRANLGMEVMHERNAHNFPLDLAAAGEVTPVALQAPAILG from the coding sequence ATGACTACTTCTCTTCGCGCCCGCGACAATGCGGGAGCCTGGGAGCGGTTTTGTCAGTGGGTCACCAGCACCGAGAACCGCCTCTATGTGGGCTGGTTCGGGGTCCTGATGATTCCCACCCTGCTGACCGCCACCATCTGCTTCATCATCGCGTTCATAGCCGCTCCTGCTGTCGATATTGATGGCATCCGTGAGCCTGTATCCGGCTCGCTGATGTACGGCAACAACATCATCTCCGGTGCGGTTGTGCCCTCCTCCAACGCCATCGGTCTGCACTTCTACCCGATCTGGGAAGCTGCTTCCCTGGATGAGTGGCTGTACAACGGTGGTCCCTACCAGCTGATTATTTTCCACTTCCTGATCGGCATCTTTGCCTACATGGGCCGTCAGTGGGAACTGAGCTACCGCCTGGGCATGCGCCCCTGGATCTGCGTGGCCTACAGCGCTCCCCTGGCTTCGGCTACTGCCGTGTTCCTGATCTACCCTCTGGGTCAGGGCTCTTTCTCGGATGGTATGCCCCTGGGTATCTCCGGTACCTTCAACTTCATGATTGTGTTCCAGGCTGAGCACAACATTCTGATGCACCCCTTCCACATGCTGGGTGTAGCCGGTGTGTTCGGCGGTTCGCTGTTCTCGGCTATGCACGGTTCGCTGGTGACCTCCTCGCTGGTGCGTGAGACCACCGAGACCGAGTCCCAGAACTACGGCTACAAGTTTGGCCAGGAAGAAGAGACTTACAACATCGTTGCAGCCCACGGCTACTTCGGTCGTCTGATCTTCCAATACGCCAGCTTCAACAACAGCCGTTCGCTGCACTTCTTCCTGGGAGCCTGGCCGGTTGTCGGCATCTGGTTCACCGCCCTGGGCATCAGCACGATGGCGTTCAACCTGAACGGGTTCAACTTCAACCAGTCGATTCTGGACTCCCAGGGTCGGGTGATTGGCACCTGGGCGGACGTGATCAACCGCGCCAACCTGGGTATGGAAGTGATGCACGAGCGCAATGCTCACAACTTCCCCCTGGATCTGGCCGCTGCCGGTGAGGTCACTCCCGTGGCACTGCAGGCTCCTGCAATCCTCGGCTAG
- a CDS encoding FAD-dependent oxidoreductase: MTLTGRHISYWIDSTLPSSYPTLSQDVTVDVAVVGAGLAGVTTAKLLQQAGKTVALIEADRIGAGVSGHTTAKVAALQQLIYADLIEQHGEEKARLFGESNRAAIARLADLITAENIDCDFERKANYTFATDTDGLTKVKDEIEAAQRLGLPVSFVESVDLPLPVSGAIVMPDEAQFHPRKFMLAIAATLPGNGSHVFEQTRVQTVDGEGPCRVITHNGPTVTAQDVVITTNLPILDIGLYFAKTYPKRSYIVGGRIAPEQAPKDMYIGVGENYRSIRSTPTDDGGTLLLVGGEGHKVGDDSATDERFQRLESYLQKTFGVEPAYRWSTQDYISFDKLPYIGPLTPAHDHTYVATGFSLWGMAKSILSAMVLSDRILGIANPWADLYESTRPAPFVTATSIQQNLEVGTRWVGDRFKGLFDSPDSVGPGEGKLVTHKGSKIAAYRDDSGQLHTVSAVCPHLGCIVAWNQAENSWDCPCHGSRFSCNGDVLHGPAVKPLESKPCD, translated from the coding sequence ATGACCCTCACCGGACGCCATATTTCCTACTGGATAGACTCGACCCTGCCCTCTAGCTACCCGACGCTAAGTCAGGATGTCACGGTGGATGTGGCGGTCGTGGGAGCCGGGCTGGCGGGAGTGACCACAGCCAAGCTGCTTCAGCAGGCGGGTAAAACCGTAGCCCTGATCGAGGCCGATCGGATTGGGGCTGGCGTATCGGGCCATACCACCGCCAAAGTGGCCGCCCTACAGCAGCTCATCTACGCCGATCTGATCGAGCAACACGGCGAGGAGAAGGCCCGACTGTTTGGGGAATCGAATCGGGCCGCGATCGCCCGTCTGGCCGACCTGATTACGGCGGAAAATATCGACTGCGACTTTGAGCGCAAGGCCAACTATACCTTTGCCACCGACACCGACGGATTAACCAAGGTCAAAGACGAGATAGAGGCCGCCCAGCGCCTGGGCCTGCCCGTCAGCTTTGTCGAGAGCGTCGATTTGCCCTTACCGGTCTCCGGGGCAATTGTGATGCCCGATGAGGCCCAGTTTCACCCGCGCAAGTTCATGCTGGCGATCGCCGCTACCCTACCCGGCAACGGCAGCCACGTCTTTGAGCAAACCCGCGTCCAAACCGTCGATGGCGAAGGTCCCTGCCGCGTCATCACCCACAATGGCCCCACCGTTACCGCCCAGGATGTGGTGATCACCACCAACCTGCCCATTCTGGACATTGGCCTATACTTTGCCAAAACCTATCCGAAACGGTCCTACATTGTTGGCGGCCGCATTGCCCCAGAGCAAGCCCCCAAAGACATGTACATTGGCGTCGGCGAAAACTACCGCTCCATTCGTTCAACCCCCACCGACGACGGCGGTACGTTGCTGCTGGTGGGTGGCGAGGGCCACAAAGTCGGCGACGACAGCGCCACCGATGAGCGCTTTCAGCGCCTGGAGAGCTATCTGCAAAAGACCTTCGGGGTTGAGCCAGCGTATCGCTGGTCCACCCAAGACTACATCTCCTTCGACAAACTGCCCTACATTGGCCCCCTCACCCCAGCCCACGACCACACCTACGTCGCCACCGGGTTCAGCCTTTGGGGGATGGCCAAGTCGATCCTCTCGGCTATGGTGCTGTCGGACCGCATTCTCGGCATTGCCAACCCCTGGGCCGATCTATACGAATCCACCCGTCCCGCCCCCTTTGTGACCGCCACCTCCATTCAGCAAAACCTGGAGGTGGGCACCCGCTGGGTGGGCGATCGCTTCAAGGGCCTGTTCGACTCCCCCGACAGCGTTGGCCCCGGCGAGGGCAAACTGGTTACCCACAAGGGCAGCAAAATTGCCGCATACCGCGACGACAGCGGCCAACTCCACACGGTCTCTGCGGTCTGCCCTCACCTGGGCTGCATTGTCGCCTGGAACCAGGCCGAGAACAGCTGGGATTGCCCATGCCACGGCTCCCGCTTTAGCTGCAATGGGGATGTTCTCCACGGCCCTGCGGTGAAACCACTAGAGTCAAAGCCTTGTGATTGA
- a CDS encoding amidohydrolase: MTDFKAFFQLGCGCASFLADTLEAAGHNLIQRRNFLKLSLGTAGILTTSHYLAQGGNASMKSTPAASQPLVAATGDAVDTIYFGGPIVTMVADGDRVEALAVKDGRIMAAGRLASVKLLQGPTTTLVDLAGRCLMPGFIDPHSHVVMQSAKFAVANLDPYPIGEVQSIEDIQRILREEIATKNLAPGQWVIGWGYDDTAPEGMRHPLKEDLDAVSTEHPILLVHISNHLCACNSLLLDKAGISASTPDPEGGRIQRQPGSQEPNGVLEEAALMLVAGLLPTPTPEKALELLEAGLRYYAAAGITTAQDGSTGKGAAALLEAMAQADKLPIDVVSYPLYAGVDDALFDQVAADLERFQCSSVPTGRFRYGGIKLVVDGSIQGYTAYLSQPFYVEPGETQPTADKCRDQNAEHLFISSETAVNSPAVGQVPSDGYRGYPSMEVEDLAGWVERCDARGVPMLVHTNGDAATDILIEAVAIARSAQPRPDLRTTIIHAQMIREDQLDVAAAQGLVPSFFPIHIPYWGDRHRDLFLGPERAARISPAQSALQRNMKFTLHHDAPIAGIGMLPVAAAAVNRVTSGGADLGPDQRITPFEALRGITADAAWQYFEEDHKGTLEVGKLADLVVLSADPLAADPMKMGEIQVLETIKAGQTIYRQSESP, from the coding sequence ATGACTGACTTCAAAGCATTTTTTCAGCTGGGCTGCGGCTGTGCTTCATTTTTGGCCGATACCCTTGAGGCGGCAGGCCACAATCTGATTCAACGGCGCAACTTCCTCAAACTCTCCCTCGGCACCGCCGGGATTTTAACCACCTCCCACTACCTGGCCCAGGGGGGCAACGCCTCAATGAAGTCTACCCCGGCAGCCAGCCAGCCCCTGGTAGCCGCTACCGGGGATGCCGTAGACACGATTTACTTTGGTGGGCCGATTGTCACCATGGTGGCCGATGGCGATCGCGTCGAAGCCCTGGCCGTTAAAGACGGCAGGATTATGGCAGCGGGCCGTCTGGCCTCGGTAAAGTTGTTGCAAGGCCCGACCACCACCCTGGTAGACCTGGCGGGGCGCTGCCTGATGCCGGGGTTTATCGACCCCCACTCCCACGTGGTGATGCAATCGGCTAAGTTTGCTGTCGCCAACCTCGACCCCTACCCCATCGGCGAAGTCCAGTCCATCGAAGACATTCAGCGCATCCTGCGGGAGGAAATTGCCACCAAAAACCTCGCCCCCGGTCAATGGGTGATTGGCTGGGGTTACGACGACACCGCCCCCGAGGGCATGCGCCATCCGCTGAAGGAAGACCTGGATGCCGTCTCCACCGAGCATCCCATTTTGCTCGTCCACATTTCTAACCACCTGTGCGCCTGCAACAGCCTTTTGCTAGACAAGGCCGGGATTAGCGCCAGCACCCCCGACCCCGAGGGGGGCCGCATTCAACGGCAACCGGGCAGCCAGGAACCCAACGGCGTGCTGGAGGAGGCAGCACTAATGCTGGTGGCGGGTCTCCTGCCCACCCCCACCCCCGAAAAAGCCCTGGAGTTGTTAGAGGCCGGGCTGAGGTACTATGCCGCCGCCGGCATTACCACAGCCCAGGATGGCTCAACGGGCAAAGGGGCGGCGGCCCTGCTAGAGGCCATGGCCCAGGCCGACAAACTCCCCATTGATGTGGTTAGCTATCCCCTCTACGCCGGAGTAGACGATGCCCTGTTTGACCAGGTGGCAGCGGATCTAGAACGGTTCCAATGCTCGAGTGTCCCCACGGGCCGCTTCCGCTACGGCGGTATCAAACTGGTGGTCGATGGCTCCATTCAGGGCTACACCGCCTACCTATCGCAGCCCTTCTATGTCGAACCCGGTGAGACCCAGCCCACCGCCGACAAATGCCGGGACCAAAACGCTGAGCATCTGTTTATTAGCTCAGAAACGGCGGTCAACAGTCCGGCAGTGGGGCAAGTACCCAGCGACGGCTATCGGGGCTACCCCAGTATGGAGGTGGAGGATCTGGCCGGCTGGGTAGAGCGCTGCGATGCCCGCGGCGTGCCCATGCTGGTGCACACCAATGGCGATGCCGCCACTGACATCTTGATCGAGGCGGTGGCGATCGCGCGTTCAGCCCAGCCTCGCCCCGATCTGCGGACCACCATCATCCATGCCCAGATGATTCGAGAAGACCAGCTCGATGTTGCCGCGGCCCAGGGGTTGGTGCCGTCGTTCTTTCCCATTCACATTCCCTACTGGGGCGATCGCCACCGCGACCTGTTTTTAGGCCCCGAGCGAGCGGCGCGCATCAGCCCGGCCCAGTCGGCCCTCCAGCGCAACATGAAGTTTACCCTGCACCACGACGCCCCGATCGCCGGTATCGGCATGCTGCCCGTCGCCGCCGCCGCCGTCAACCGGGTCACCTCCGGCGGGGCTGACCTCGGCCCCGACCAGCGGATCACCCCCTTTGAGGCGCTGCGCGGCATCACCGCCGATGCCGCCTGGCAGTACTTCGAGGAAGACCACAAAGGCACCCTAGAAGTCGGCAAACTGGCCGATTTGGTGGTGCTCTCCGCCGACCCGCTGGCGGCAGACCCGATGAAAATGGGCGAGATTCAGGTGCTTGAAACCATCAAAGCCGGTCAGACCATCTACCGCCAGAGCGAAAGCCCCTGA
- a CDS encoding helix-turn-helix domain-containing protein, whose product MAFSQARSPRIASQNVLTHLPAAHPSYWGEGFAQQRKFGDIDELAAYWSNEDVTLTQLSRQPLSCEAFVWGCDTVRISFSRANCAIKAIGSKKPGFMVFVFLPQGCRHPVVSHGRSLTADYTYGFDPNRGVDMVFPGHTTHCVVYIRQDVFEACAQAMDRDDLNAKFFAPNYFYLPSALPSLHTYLNQVYTLLAQRSPLLQQPTFHRLLLQDFLPMLVAALPLQLAPSTLRAPALRRSPLVKQAEDYMVAHLDQPLTLADLCQALGTSSRALSYGFQDIFGMSPMAYLKTLRLMGVHRALKTAHPDRNTVTNIAGQFGFWSMNHFALDYKQMFGESPQETLKREGR is encoded by the coding sequence ATGGCCTTTAGTCAAGCCCGATCGCCCCGCATAGCCTCCCAAAATGTTCTGACCCATTTACCTGCGGCACACCCGAGTTATTGGGGAGAAGGTTTCGCCCAGCAGCGCAAATTTGGCGACATTGATGAGCTAGCCGCCTATTGGTCTAACGAGGATGTCACGCTGACTCAGCTCAGTCGGCAGCCTTTGTCCTGCGAGGCATTTGTCTGGGGGTGCGACACAGTCCGCATTAGCTTTAGCCGCGCTAACTGCGCCATTAAGGCGATCGGTTCTAAGAAACCGGGGTTTATGGTATTTGTCTTTCTGCCCCAGGGTTGCCGTCATCCAGTGGTGTCCCACGGTCGATCACTCACTGCCGATTATACCTATGGGTTTGACCCCAACCGGGGGGTAGATATGGTGTTTCCTGGCCACACCACCCACTGTGTGGTTTACATTCGCCAAGATGTGTTTGAGGCCTGTGCCCAGGCCATGGATCGCGATGATTTAAATGCGAAGTTTTTTGCCCCCAACTATTTCTACCTGCCCAGCGCTCTACCATCGCTCCACACCTACTTGAACCAGGTCTATACCCTCTTAGCCCAGCGATCGCCCCTGTTGCAGCAGCCCACCTTTCACCGGCTGCTCCTGCAAGACTTTTTGCCGATGCTGGTGGCGGCCCTGCCTCTACAACTGGCTCCATCTACCCTGCGGGCCCCTGCGCTGCGGCGATCGCCCCTGGTCAAGCAGGCCGAAGACTACATGGTGGCCCACCTCGATCAGCCCCTCACCCTGGCCGATCTGTGCCAGGCGCTGGGCACCAGCAGTCGCGCCCTCTCCTACGGGTTTCAAGACATCTTTGGCATGAGCCCCATGGCCTACCTGAAAACCCTGCGGTTGATGGGGGTGCATCGGGCCTTAAAAACCGCCCACCCCGATCGGAACACGGTGACTAACATTGCCGGTCAGTTTGGGTTTTGGAGTATGAACCACTTCGCCCTCGACTACAAACAAATGTTTGGCGAGTCGCCCCAGGAGACATTGAAACGGGAGGGTCGGTAG